A portion of the Actomonas aquatica genome contains these proteins:
- a CDS encoding pyruvate carboxylase — translation MTRSKSASAAAPALRPVAKLMAANRSEIAVRIFRAGTELDLRTVAVFAEEDRFSIHRYKADESYQVGEGKGPVAAYLDIASIIGIAKEKGVDAIHPGYGFLSENADFARACEAAGIVWVGPKPDLLEMMGDKTAARALAKRIDVPVLPGTEEPVTDRKEAMKIAKQIGFPLIIKAAFGGGGRGMRIVKQAEDLESLLDEAQGEAERAFGNAAVFLEKYIANAKHIEVQILGDKHGNVIHLHERDCSVQRRHQKVIEVAPSYGLPSEVVSDLCESAARMAQSIGYDNAGTVEFLYDLDRHEWFFIEMNPRIQVEHTVTEIITGLDLVRAQILIAQGHSLHSAEVGMPQQADVPRNGFALQCRITTEDPENKFVPDYGRIQAYRSPGGLGVRLDGGMGFAGAVITPFYDSMLVKLIASGQSYELALHRAHRCLSEFRIRGVKTNIPFLENVVAHPIFRSGQATTTLIDTTPELFRFKPRRDRATKLLNFIGDVVVNGNPHAKGYKPAAPLAAVPAPTYDHSEEPPAGTRQKLLELGPAKFAEWTRKQKRLLITDTTFRDAHQSLMATRVRSFDMLACAGALARQAPELFSLEMWGGATFDTAMRFLNEDPWERLRQLRAKAPNICFQMLFRGANAVGYTNYPEHVVAGFVRHAAASGMDIFRIFDSLNYLPNLRVAMEAVQDTHAICEGTVCYTGDILDPKRDKFDLKYYVRLAKELERMGAHMIAIKDMAGLCRPYAAQKLVKVLRSEVGVPIHFHTHDTSGINASAVMRAADAGVDVVDLALSSMSGSTSQPNLNSVVAALEGTPRDTQLDRATLDRFSDYWENVRPYYAPFDTAPKSGSAEVYLHEMPGGQYTNLKAQAESMGVSHRWPEIARTYAEVNQLFGDIVKVTPSSKVVGDMALFLFSRGIKPVDVVNLDPGATPFPESVIDMLSGGLGWPDGGFPADVSKAVLGAQKHRAAQARYRAAMKKGLKAPKLSKRAREAKFAKGLADTRAGVALHLKHEPSDDELFSHLMYPQVHDAFLKHRKHFGDVSVLPTPAFFYGLQPGEEISVEIEEGKVLIIRLISVGEPDADGRRIVNYELNGMARDAIIVDKSVAPKTQAKPKADLSDPNQVAAPIPGLIAALSASVGAKVKKGEKLLLMEAMKMQTTVYAPCNGTIAEVNVKVGETVEAKDLLVRVKPAETK, via the coding sequence ATGACCCGATCCAAGTCTGCCTCCGCCGCCGCCCCGGCGCTTCGCCCCGTCGCCAAGTTGATGGCGGCCAATCGTTCTGAAATCGCTGTGCGCATCTTCCGCGCCGGCACCGAACTCGACCTGCGCACCGTCGCGGTGTTTGCCGAGGAGGACCGTTTTTCGATCCATCGTTACAAGGCCGACGAGTCCTACCAGGTGGGGGAGGGCAAAGGCCCGGTGGCGGCCTACCTCGACATCGCCAGCATCATTGGCATCGCGAAGGAGAAGGGCGTCGATGCGATTCACCCGGGCTACGGCTTTTTGTCGGAGAACGCCGACTTCGCCCGCGCCTGCGAGGCCGCCGGCATCGTGTGGGTGGGGCCGAAGCCGGACCTGCTCGAAATGATGGGCGACAAGACCGCGGCGCGCGCGCTGGCCAAGCGCATCGACGTGCCGGTGCTGCCGGGCACCGAGGAGCCGGTGACGGATCGCAAGGAGGCGATGAAGATCGCGAAGCAGATTGGCTTTCCGCTCATCATCAAAGCGGCCTTTGGCGGCGGTGGTCGCGGCATGCGGATCGTGAAGCAAGCGGAGGACCTCGAGTCGTTGCTCGACGAGGCGCAGGGCGAGGCGGAGCGCGCCTTCGGCAATGCGGCGGTGTTTCTGGAAAAATACATCGCCAACGCGAAGCACATCGAGGTGCAGATCCTCGGCGACAAACACGGCAACGTCATCCACCTGCACGAGCGCGACTGCTCGGTGCAGCGCCGCCATCAGAAGGTGATCGAAGTGGCGCCGTCCTACGGCCTGCCGTCCGAGGTGGTGAGCGACCTGTGCGAGTCGGCCGCGCGCATGGCGCAGTCGATCGGCTACGACAATGCCGGCACGGTGGAATTCCTCTACGACCTCGATCGCCACGAGTGGTTCTTCATCGAGATGAACCCGCGTATCCAAGTGGAGCATACGGTGACCGAAATCATCACCGGCCTCGATCTGGTGCGCGCGCAGATTCTCATCGCCCAGGGGCACTCCCTGCACTCGGCCGAGGTGGGTATGCCGCAGCAGGCCGACGTGCCGCGCAATGGTTTCGCGCTCCAGTGCCGCATCACGACGGAGGACCCGGAAAACAAGTTCGTGCCCGACTACGGTCGAATCCAAGCCTACCGCTCGCCGGGCGGACTCGGGGTGCGCCTCGACGGCGGCATGGGTTTTGCGGGCGCGGTCATCACGCCGTTCTACGACTCCATGTTGGTGAAGCTCATCGCCAGCGGACAAAGCTACGAACTCGCGCTGCACCGCGCGCATCGCTGCTTGAGCGAGTTCCGGATTCGCGGCGTGAAGACCAACATTCCGTTTTTGGAGAACGTCGTCGCGCATCCGATCTTTCGCAGCGGGCAGGCGACTACCACGCTCATCGACACGACGCCGGAGCTGTTCCGCTTTAAGCCGCGCCGCGACCGGGCGACCAAGTTGCTCAACTTCATTGGCGACGTGGTGGTGAACGGCAATCCGCATGCCAAGGGTTACAAGCCGGCCGCGCCGCTCGCGGCGGTTCCGGCGCCGACCTACGATCACAGCGAGGAGCCGCCGGCCGGCACGCGCCAGAAGCTGCTCGAGCTCGGCCCGGCGAAGTTCGCCGAGTGGACCCGCAAGCAGAAGCGTCTCCTGATTACGGATACAACGTTCCGCGATGCCCACCAGTCGCTCATGGCGACGCGGGTGCGCTCGTTTGACATGTTGGCCTGCGCCGGGGCGTTGGCGCGCCAGGCGCCGGAGTTGTTCTCGCTTGAGATGTGGGGCGGGGCGACCTTCGACACGGCCATGCGCTTCCTCAACGAGGACCCGTGGGAGCGTCTGCGTCAGTTGCGGGCCAAGGCGCCCAACATCTGTTTCCAGATGCTCTTCCGCGGGGCGAATGCGGTGGGTTACACCAACTACCCGGAGCACGTGGTGGCGGGTTTCGTGCGGCACGCGGCGGCCAGCGGCATGGACATCTTCCGCATCTTCGACTCGCTCAACTACCTGCCTAACCTGCGCGTGGCGATGGAGGCCGTGCAGGACACGCACGCCATTTGCGAAGGCACGGTGTGTTACACCGGCGACATTCTGGATCCGAAGCGCGACAAGTTTGACCTCAAATACTACGTGCGCCTCGCCAAAGAGCTGGAGCGCATGGGCGCGCACATGATCGCGATCAAGGACATGGCCGGCCTCTGCCGTCCGTATGCCGCGCAGAAACTGGTCAAGGTGCTGCGCAGTGAAGTGGGCGTGCCGATCCATTTCCACACTCACGACACCAGTGGCATCAACGCCAGTGCGGTGATGCGCGCGGCCGATGCCGGCGTCGACGTTGTCGACCTGGCGTTGTCGTCGATGAGCGGCAGCACCTCACAGCCCAACCTCAACTCGGTCGTCGCCGCGCTCGAAGGCACGCCGCGCGACACGCAGCTCGACCGCGCGACGCTTGATCGTTTCTCGGACTATTGGGAAAACGTGCGGCCGTATTACGCGCCGTTCGACACGGCGCCGAAGAGCGGCTCGGCCGAGGTTTACCTGCACGAAATGCCGGGCGGCCAATACACCAATCTCAAGGCCCAGGCCGAGTCGATGGGCGTGTCGCATCGCTGGCCGGAAATCGCCCGCACCTACGCCGAGGTGAACCAACTCTTTGGCGACATCGTGAAGGTCACGCCCTCGTCGAAGGTTGTGGGCGACATGGCGCTGTTCCTCTTTTCGCGCGGCATCAAGCCGGTCGATGTGGTGAACCTCGATCCGGGAGCGACGCCGTTCCCGGAGAGTGTGATCGACATGCTCAGCGGCGGCCTCGGCTGGCCGGATGGTGGCTTCCCCGCCGACGTATCCAAAGCCGTGCTCGGAGCGCAGAAGCACCGGGCGGCGCAGGCGCGTTATCGTGCGGCGATGAAGAAGGGCCTCAAGGCGCCGAAGCTCAGCAAGCGGGCGCGCGAAGCAAAGTTCGCCAAGGGATTGGCGGACACGCGGGCGGGTGTGGCCCTGCACCTCAAGCACGAGCCGAGCGACGACGAGTTGTTCTCTCACCTCATGTATCCGCAGGTCCATGACGCGTTCCTCAAGCACCGGAAGCACTTCGGGGATGTGAGTGTGCTGCCGACGCCGGCGTTCTTCTACGGGCTGCAGCCGGGCGAGGAAATCTCGGTGGAGATCGAGGAAGGCAAGGTGCTCATCATCCGGTTGATCAGTGTCGGTGAACCCGATGCCGACGGCCGTCGCATCGTGAACTACGAACTCAACGGCATGGCGCGTGACGCGATCATCGTGGACAAGAGTGTCGCGCCCAAAACGCAGGCCAAACCCAAGGCAGATCTCAGCGATCCGAACCAAGTGGCCGCGCCCATCCCGGGACTGATCGCCGCGCTCTCGGCCTCGGTCGGGGCCAAGGTGAAGAAGGGGGAAAAGCTCTTGTTGATGGAAGCGATGAAAATGCAGACCACGGTTTATGCGCCGTGCAACGGCACCATAGCCGAAGTGAACGTGAAGGTCGGCGAAACCGTCGAAGCCAAGGACCTGCTGGTGCGCGTGAAGCCGGCCGAAACGAAGTAG
- a CDS encoding PadR family transcriptional regulator: MSKKKNSLLQGTVDLLILSSLRTEDRHGWGIQQRIEQLDSHVLTLKQGSLYPALVRLGDQGLIHSEWRMTENGRRAKYYGLTPAGRERLAEEVAQWRAFSSDLNLLIEGA, from the coding sequence ATGTCGAAAAAGAAGAACAGTCTCCTGCAGGGCACCGTCGACCTGCTCATCCTCAGCTCCCTCCGCACCGAGGATCGGCATGGCTGGGGCATCCAGCAGCGCATCGAGCAACTCGACAGCCATGTGCTCACGCTCAAGCAGGGTTCCCTCTACCCGGCCCTCGTCCGTCTCGGCGATCAGGGCCTCATCCACTCCGAGTGGCGCATGACCGAAAACGGTCGCCGCGCCAAATACTACGGCCTCACCCCCGCCGGTCGTGAACGCCTCGCCGAAGAGGTCGCCCAATGGCGCGCCTTCTCCTCCGACCTCAACCTGCTGATCGAGGGCGCCTGA
- a CDS encoding ADOP family duplicated permease translates to MKLFNALARLFGRRRVEAEMDEEMQFHLEHLTERYVNRGLAPAAARRAALREFGGIDQTKEEVRDAWGARLLQDLARDLRYAVLSLRRTPGFTAIAVVTLALGISVNTVMFAFVRDAVLQPLARNDARNLVAVYTSRADADRGWRYFSYPEVEALAEQTDVFANVAAYTFDVTAIGTGRDQNLQRRVVGMVSHSYFDLLGVTPHAGRFFSPDESRPNASIPVAVADYGYWERAGQPANFIGSTVRVKQRDYTIVGIAPRGFLGLSSSVGPDLWLPLGEAHHIVDGDFDNPNYHRLSPIAQLAPGLSAEAARARLPAVTQNLWNQTAPNEDRQLLIGAPSTNDLQDDQPNDESFMGLFATLSLGLSAVVLVVACLNLANLLLARGAARRKEIAVRLSLGASRFRIVRQLVTETFLLALMGGTLGLLLSTWVDHMLMQLSADAFAVSQFSFNVRPFVDTTTLLATLGFSAFATLVSSLGPALRLTRPSLITDIKATPEGGADASRSGRFFSLSNLLVVAQIACSLALLFSAALFLGSVRHARHADRGFDPAQQVVANLDYRITDMDTEQIAARQQTVLTRLRERYGADAVATASNIPYNFDLSRRSVYPLDALAQANPETGEPRRQRAGYTTVSGGYFDLLDIQVLRGRTFNATESTDPAGPRVVVIDQQLATFLYGDADPIGQRLYLDKEALNSGDTRLSHEVIGVVRSPRDHVFNEPPARLYRPLVQDPSPNLFVHLRQPDPIAALPDVRRTLDELEPLAPLLAVRPLASYVEQHLSTLVIEICGLVFGLLGAIALVLAVAGVYGVKAHQIARRTREIGIRLAIGASPRRVVRQIVRQGLAQAAVGLAIGLGLAFLAGQVLASMLLQGTSGQSLMLLGSAAVLATAVFLATWIPARRAARVDPAVTLKSE, encoded by the coding sequence ATGAAACTGTTCAACGCCCTTGCCCGCCTCTTCGGCCGCCGCCGCGTCGAGGCCGAGATGGATGAGGAAATGCAATTTCACCTCGAACACCTCACCGAGCGCTACGTGAACCGCGGCCTCGCGCCCGCCGCCGCCCGCCGCGCCGCCCTGCGCGAATTTGGCGGCATCGATCAGACCAAGGAAGAGGTGCGCGACGCCTGGGGCGCCCGCCTCCTCCAAGACCTCGCCCGCGACCTGCGCTATGCCGTGCTCTCCTTGCGCCGCACGCCCGGTTTCACCGCCATCGCCGTCGTCACCCTCGCCCTCGGCATCAGCGTCAACACCGTCATGTTCGCCTTCGTGCGTGACGCCGTGCTGCAGCCCCTCGCCCGCAACGACGCGCGCAACCTGGTCGCCGTCTACACCAGCCGCGCCGACGCCGACCGCGGTTGGCGCTACTTCTCCTACCCGGAAGTCGAGGCGCTCGCCGAGCAGACCGACGTCTTCGCCAACGTCGCCGCCTACACCTTCGACGTCACCGCCATCGGCACCGGTCGCGACCAAAACCTACAACGCCGCGTCGTGGGGATGGTTTCCCATTCCTACTTCGACCTGCTCGGCGTCACGCCCCATGCCGGACGGTTCTTCTCGCCCGACGAGTCCCGCCCCAACGCCTCCATCCCCGTCGCCGTCGCCGACTACGGCTATTGGGAACGTGCCGGCCAACCGGCCAACTTCATCGGCAGCACCGTGCGCGTGAAACAGCGCGACTACACCATCGTGGGCATCGCCCCGCGCGGTTTCCTCGGCCTCAGCTCCTCCGTCGGCCCCGACCTTTGGCTGCCCCTCGGCGAAGCGCATCACATTGTCGACGGCGACTTCGACAATCCCAACTACCATCGCCTCAGCCCCATCGCCCAACTCGCGCCCGGACTCAGCGCTGAAGCCGCTCGCGCCCGCCTGCCCGCCGTCACCCAAAACCTCTGGAATCAGACCGCGCCCAACGAGGATCGCCAGCTCCTCATCGGCGCCCCCTCGACCAACGACCTGCAGGACGACCAGCCCAACGACGAGAGCTTCATGGGCCTCTTCGCCACCCTCTCGCTCGGCCTCTCCGCCGTCGTCCTCGTGGTCGCCTGCCTCAACCTCGCCAACCTCCTGCTCGCCCGCGGCGCCGCCCGCCGCAAGGAGATCGCCGTGCGGCTCTCACTCGGCGCCTCGCGCTTCCGCATCGTGCGCCAACTCGTGACCGAAACCTTCCTGCTCGCACTCATGGGCGGCACCCTCGGCCTCCTGCTCAGCACCTGGGTCGACCATATGCTCATGCAACTCTCGGCCGATGCCTTTGCCGTCAGCCAATTCAGCTTCAACGTCCGCCCCTTCGTCGACACGACCACCCTGCTCGCCACCCTCGGCTTCAGCGCTTTCGCCACCCTCGTGTCCAGCCTCGGCCCGGCCCTGCGCCTCACCCGCCCGAGCCTCATCACCGACATCAAAGCCACCCCCGAGGGCGGCGCCGACGCCTCCCGCTCCGGTCGTTTCTTCTCCCTGAGCAACCTGCTCGTCGTCGCGCAGATCGCCTGCTCGCTCGCCCTCCTGTTCAGCGCCGCCCTCTTCCTCGGCAGCGTGCGCCACGCCCGCCATGCCGACCGCGGTTTCGATCCCGCGCAGCAAGTCGTCGCCAACCTCGACTACCGTATCACCGATATGGATACCGAGCAGATCGCCGCCCGCCAGCAAACCGTGCTCACCCGCCTGCGCGAACGCTACGGCGCCGACGCCGTCGCCACTGCGTCCAACATCCCCTACAACTTCGACCTCTCCCGCCGCTCGGTCTATCCGCTCGACGCCCTTGCCCAAGCCAACCCCGAGACCGGCGAGCCCCGCCGCCAGCGCGCCGGTTACACCACCGTGAGTGGTGGTTACTTCGACCTGCTCGACATCCAGGTCCTGCGCGGCCGCACCTTCAACGCCACCGAAAGCACCGACCCCGCCGGACCGCGCGTCGTGGTGATCGACCAGCAACTCGCCACCTTCCTCTACGGCGACGCCGACCCCATCGGCCAACGCCTCTACCTCGACAAAGAGGCCCTCAACAGCGGCGACACGCGCCTGAGCCACGAAGTCATCGGCGTCGTGCGCAGCCCACGCGACCACGTCTTCAACGAACCGCCCGCCCGTCTCTATCGCCCGCTCGTGCAGGACCCGTCGCCCAACCTCTTCGTGCACCTGCGCCAGCCCGATCCCATCGCCGCCCTGCCCGATGTGCGCCGCACCCTCGACGAACTCGAACCGCTCGCGCCGCTGCTCGCCGTGCGTCCGTTGGCCAGCTACGTGGAGCAACACCTCAGCACGCTCGTCATCGAAATCTGCGGCCTCGTGTTTGGCCTGCTCGGCGCCATCGCCCTCGTGCTCGCCGTCGCCGGCGTCTATGGCGTCAAAGCCCACCAAATCGCTCGCCGCACCCGCGAGATCGGCATCCGCCTGGCCATCGGCGCATCCCCGCGCCGCGTCGTGCGCCAGATCGTCCGCCAAGGCCTCGCCCAGGCGGCGGTCGGCCTCGCCATCGGCCTGGGCCTCGCCTTCCTCGCCGGCCAGGTGCTCGCCAGCATGCTCCTCCAGGGCACCAGTGGCCAAAGCCTCATGCTCCTCGGCAGCGCCGCCGTGCTCGCCACCGCCGTATTCCTCGCCACCTGGATCCCCGCCCGCCGCGCCGCCCGCGTCGACCCCGCGGTCACGTTGAAGTCGGAGTGA